The Vespula vulgaris chromosome 12, iyVesVulg1.1, whole genome shotgun sequence genome window below encodes:
- the LOC127068198 gene encoding quinone oxidoreductase-like protein 2 yields the protein MFKLTRSAISSRKNMHEWILSDADNETSWLKMKLNNIIKFWKYETRDTTGKKIQVAKLYGPYDIRLDFVDEKIIRDEEVRIDVHYCSITMTDILLWANQHRRIIKKGTILGFEASGKILEIGRLAQEKENFYWGEEVLIHNYPIVGALAETCIAHYNNVFKLGRKKKLSMKNAAILTDDYFSPFLIFGRRSKLNEDEYILINTNLAYSALAASDIAAYIFHAKPIIACNCLTSFNHSSGAIAIIDRSKLSDELERITGKREVRLIIDTIGGKHFATLLKCLQHEGIVAVLDYARDSKYSYRYIFPSNYTFLALAIEHYKNNDPFIYRETMQNLLNYRIDGTIYPRVSAIFGLNNINKAFEYGAKLTRGKILIDLKNHDKYHICES from the exons ATGTTTAAGTTAACAAGATCGGCGATATCTTCGAGGAAAAATATGCACGAATGGATATTATCGGATGCTGATAATGAAACATCATGGTTgaagatgaaattaaataatatcattaaattttgGAAATATGAAACTAGGGATActacaggaaaaaaaatacaagttgCCAAATTGTATGGTCCCTACGATATCAGACTAGATTTCGTTgatgagaaaataattcgagaCGAGGAG GTTAGAATCGACGTCCATTACTGTAGTATCACGATGaccgatattttattatgggCTAATCAACAtcgaagaattattaaaaaaggaacgatCCTTGGATTTGAGGCATCCGGTAAAATTTTGGAAATAGGTCGATTGGCacaggagaaagaaaatttttactgGGGCGAAGAGGTGTTGATACATAACTATCCGATCGTTGGTGCATTAGCAGAAACTTGTATTGCTCATTACAac aaCGTGTTTAAACtcgggagaaagaagaaattatcaatgaaaaatgcTGCGATTTTGACGGACGATTATTTTTCACCATTCTTAATATTCGGTCGTCGAAGTAAATTAAACGAGGACgagtatattttaattaatacaaatttggCATATTCGGCATTAGCAGCTAGCGATATCGCGGCATATATCTTTCATGCTAAG CCAATTATAGCATGCAATTGTTTAACATCGTTCAATCATAGCAGTGGTGCTATTGCAATTATCGATCGAAGTAAATTGAGCGACGAATTAGAACGAATTACTGGCAAGAGAGAAGTTCGTTTAATCATCGATACGATTGGTGGAAAACATTTCGCCACTCTACTTAAATG TTTGCAACACGAAGGAATAGTTGCTGTTCTCGATTACGCAAGAGATTCCAAGTAttcttatcgatatatattccCATCGAATTATACTTTCTTAGCGTTGGCAATAGAACATTATAAAAACAACGATCCCTTTATATATAG AGAGACCATgcaaaatttattgaattatcgaATAGACGGTACGATCTATCCACGTGTATCAGCCATATTTggattgaataatataaataaggcGTTTGAATACGGCGCCAAATTGACTCGAGGGAAAATATTGATAGATCTTAAAAATCATGACAAATATCATATATGCGAATCTTAA